One genomic segment of Candidatus Nezhaarchaeota archaeon includes these proteins:
- a CDS encoding thiamine pyrophosphate-binding protein, protein MKPSIFNSDVGENVGTSGGELLVRCLLKENVRYVFGVPGAQLLPILDAIKKIGEKQGMRFINCRHEQAAASMADAYARVTGEIGVCMGTVGPGAADLVPGVYPAFADGIPLLVITAQNQSWMCYPDRGSMQALDQYHLLKPITKWSAIVYSGRRIPELVQRAIRIALSGRQGPVHLDIPVDVLYNEVEEGYFDVYPPERYRAIKKPLGNLDLIREAARMLYNANMPLIHAGYGVIRARAWNELRELAEYLGAIVTTTHAGRGAIPEDHPLALIPGSSAAFAAQNDADVVLVVGSRMGDLDFWGRPPAWASPENQKTI, encoded by the coding sequence ATGAAGCCTTCAATATTCAATAGTGATGTAGGTGAGAATGTGGGTACTTCTGGAGGCGAGTTATTAGTAAGATGCCTATTGAAGGAGAATGTTAGGTACGTCTTTGGAGTTCCTGGAGCTCAGCTCCTCCCTATACTAGACGCCATAAAGAAGATTGGAGAAAAGCAAGGGATGAGGTTCATAAACTGTAGGCATGAGCAAGCCGCTGCAAGCATGGCTGATGCTTACGCGAGGGTGACGGGAGAAATAGGTGTCTGTATGGGTACTGTGGGGCCAGGAGCTGCAGATCTCGTCCCAGGCGTCTATCCAGCTTTCGCTGACGGCATACCGCTATTGGTTATAACGGCACAAAATCAGAGTTGGATGTGCTATCCAGATAGAGGCTCGATGCAAGCTCTGGATCAATACCACTTACTCAAGCCGATCACGAAGTGGAGCGCGATCGTTTACTCTGGAAGGAGGATACCAGAGCTTGTTCAGAGAGCCATAAGGATAGCTCTATCTGGGAGGCAAGGACCAGTGCACTTGGACATCCCTGTAGATGTTCTGTACAATGAAGTTGAGGAGGGCTACTTCGATGTTTACCCTCCTGAGAGATATAGAGCCATAAAGAAGCCCTTGGGGAATCTGGATCTGATAAGAGAGGCTGCAAGAATGCTCTACAACGCCAACATGCCGCTAATTCACGCAGGTTATGGTGTGATAAGAGCTAGAGCTTGGAATGAGTTAAGAGAGCTAGCAGAGTATTTGGGGGCTATAGTGACAACAACTCATGCTGGGAGGGGGGCTATACCCGAAGACCACCCATTAGCTCTAATACCTGGCAGCTCTGCAGCTTTTGCAGCTCAAAACGATGCGGACGTAGTGCTAGTAGTTGGAAGTAGGATGGGAGACTTAGATTTTTGGGGAAGACCTCCAGCTTGGGCTTCTCCAGAGAACCAAAAGACCATATAG
- a CDS encoding sodium/solute symporter (Members of the Solute:Sodium Symporter (SSS), TC 2.A.21 as described in tcdb.org, catalyze solute:Na+ symport. Known solutes for members of the family include sugars, amino acids, nucleosides, inositols, vitamins, urea or anions, depending on the system.): MTFDLLDVSIIIVIMVAVIVIGTRGLRYSNSLINYFLAGKELGAIALAFSIMATYFSAASFLGGGGATYLYNLGFGAWLTAWHVIGVVLMWVLVAEKLFKYASKTNIISIPDFIERRYESRAAKATAAMVMMLLFTFYLTSVYKGGAIIIATILNTSFEVGLILLTIPVLVYIGLGGLRAAVLNNLLLGSLMLLAAFLAFGYIMSAVGGPLEGIKSLQEMTIINKMPGSLWLKFDGAGPPRAMEAGMVPYLIMGVTFSISMAQVALPSLLMQFYAAKNVKVIDRGRLLGPVLVAAYAMTVFSLGAFCHVILDHQLTAAEVARLMKDPDWVIPKTVSILVPSGVRGLILAAPVAASMSTLAVILIVLSATLTRDVVQSLKPKVSEERLVTLARTAPIAFALISLLLTLVQEGIIVEIVAAAFGIIFVCFLGPVTIGLYWKRATKFGAISSMISGLVIGLYWHLFLYRTTYVHPVFPALAISLLLFFFVSLLTKKPSNKALEPLG; this comes from the coding sequence ATGACGTTTGATCTTTTAGACGTCTCCATAATAATAGTCATCATGGTAGCAGTAATAGTCATAGGTACTAGAGGTCTTAGATATAGCAATTCACTAATTAACTACTTTTTAGCCGGTAAGGAGCTTGGAGCTATAGCCCTAGCCTTCTCGATAATGGCAACTTACTTCAGTGCAGCTTCATTCCTCGGAGGTGGGGGTGCGACTTACCTCTACAACCTCGGCTTTGGAGCTTGGCTCACAGCTTGGCATGTAATAGGAGTAGTGTTGATGTGGGTCCTCGTTGCTGAGAAATTATTCAAATACGCTTCGAAAACCAACATAATCAGCATACCGGACTTCATAGAGCGTAGATACGAAAGCAGAGCAGCCAAAGCTACCGCTGCAATGGTCATGATGCTCCTGTTCACATTCTATTTAACGAGTGTCTATAAGGGGGGTGCCATAATAATTGCCACCATCCTCAACACAAGCTTCGAAGTAGGTCTCATCCTCCTTACAATTCCAGTCCTAGTATACATTGGCCTCGGCGGGCTTAGAGCTGCAGTCCTCAACAACCTTCTATTGGGCTCCTTAATGCTCCTAGCAGCCTTCCTAGCCTTCGGCTACATAATGTCAGCTGTTGGCGGTCCGCTTGAAGGCATTAAAAGCCTCCAAGAGATGACGATAATCAATAAGATGCCCGGATCCTTATGGCTTAAGTTTGATGGCGCAGGTCCGCCACGTGCAATGGAAGCTGGCATGGTCCCGTACTTGATAATGGGGGTGACGTTCTCGATAAGCATGGCTCAAGTGGCTTTACCAAGCTTGCTCATGCAGTTCTATGCAGCTAAAAACGTGAAGGTAATAGACAGGGGGAGACTTTTGGGACCAGTATTGGTAGCAGCTTATGCTATGACCGTCTTCTCATTAGGAGCGTTCTGCCACGTGATTCTTGATCATCAGCTAACAGCTGCTGAGGTAGCAAGATTGATGAAGGATCCTGATTGGGTCATCCCCAAGACTGTGAGCATTTTAGTACCATCTGGTGTAAGAGGCTTGATATTAGCGGCTCCAGTGGCAGCTTCTATGTCAACTCTAGCAGTGATTTTGATCGTCTTATCTGCAACCCTCACGAGAGATGTAGTGCAATCACTTAAGCCTAAGGTGAGTGAAGAGAGGCTAGTAACTTTAGCGAGAACAGCTCCAATAGCATTTGCCCTGATATCGCTTTTACTAACCTTGGTTCAGGAAGGGATAATAGTTGAGATAGTTGCAGCAGCTTTCGGCATAATCTTCGTCTGCTTTCTAGGTCCCGTAACCATAGGGCTGTATTGGAAGAGGGCCACGAAATTCGGTGCGATATCGTCAATGATCTCGGGTTTAGTAATTGGCCTATACTGGCACCTGTTCTTGTACAGGACAACTTACGTACACCCAGTCTTTCCAGCGCTGGCAATCTCATTACTATTGTTCTTCTTCGTCAGCTTGCTCACTAAGAAGCCTTCTAATAAGGCTTTAGAGCCTTTAGGGTGA
- a CDS encoding CBS domain-containing protein — protein sequence MRLYDLPCKGDQSKIKAEEPLMTAISALAQGSHVLLIVDERDRLRGLITAPRILSLLSALTLNSKLLNYPVSLFVDERAVTMHYEYPIEAALQLMAEEGRSHLVIVDGLKAMDLLTHRCLLRLILGPKSSDLRLDLRKLASKDIPTLLTYSSLAEALKIMKEVGYYEAPILEEDVIGIVRLRDVISEVIGGGKLRLIKAFSKSKLISHGVRSFSEAIELALKEDINLLPVLKDDGSYGFVKLEDLFVQLIREYGAFKISEIIKLNLRSHQQEGSWKVMVPRVTSR from the coding sequence ATGAGGTTATACGACTTACCTTGCAAAGGTGATCAGTCTAAAATTAAAGCTGAAGAACCCCTTATGACTGCAATTAGCGCTCTAGCTCAAGGTTCCCACGTCCTCCTCATAGTTGATGAGCGTGATAGGCTTCGAGGTTTAATTACTGCTCCCAGAATCCTGAGTTTACTCTCGGCACTTACACTAAACTCCAAGCTCCTCAATTACCCTGTAAGCTTGTTCGTAGATGAAAGGGCGGTAACGATGCACTATGAGTATCCAATAGAAGCAGCTCTCCAATTAATGGCCGAGGAGGGAAGAAGCCACTTAGTTATCGTGGACGGGTTAAAGGCGATGGACCTACTAACTCATCGGTGTCTCTTAAGATTAATTCTGGGTCCAAAATCGTCAGATTTAAGATTAGACTTAAGGAAGCTGGCTTCAAAGGACATTCCAACGCTCTTAACTTACAGTAGCTTGGCGGAAGCCCTTAAGATCATGAAGGAGGTGGGCTATTACGAAGCTCCCATTTTAGAGGAAGATGTTATAGGGATAGTAAGGCTACGTGACGTTATAAGTGAAGTGATTGGTGGCGGGAAGCTAAGACTCATTAAAGCGTTTAGCAAGAGCAAGCTTATCAGTCATGGAGTCCGAAGCTTTAGCGAGGCAATAGAACTAGCTCTCAAAGAGGACATAAATTTGTTGCCTGTGCTGAAGGACGATGGAAGCTATGGCTTCGTTAAGCTTGAGGACCTATTCGTGCAACTCATAAGGGAGTATGGAGCGTTCAAGATCTCTGAAATAATTAAGCTAAATCTACGATCTCATCAACAAGAGGGTTCGTGGAAGGTGATGGTACCTCGTGTCACTTCAAGGTAA
- a CDS encoding class I adenylate-forming enzyme family protein, which produces MFVVNFTSFLDSNAIYYGAKRAIVYPRGREVITYKELLNRVNGLANGLKSLGLQKGDRVIVCTGNRTETIVSYFAIWRIGAIAVPVNPDFKSEELATIINDAEPKAIIALDEVCSNVLPKVNADLSRVEVISLGGIDNTLSLKEVMSASTAKCVPENCSLDDLCQIQYTSGTTGRPKGAMLTHGNWMAAVEAERWVLRLTEDDVYLGIYPHFHVGVSWGITALRYGATFVIMERFNLEEYLSLAEEYGVTILSGMPPVLYSLAHAPQGSENKLKSARCIITGGAPTPEELWRKFVERYPHIEVVNAYGLSETIVVGTATAVPCRFQHLSKSFKSIGAPVGYCEVKIVDPENPSIELKPGEIGEIALRGPGVAKGYWRNPEETAKAFLQDGWFLTGDLGYLDEEGILYITARKKDVIIMSGWKIYPAEVENVLLKHPKVAEAAVFAKYDERRGEVPAAAVVLKPGVKATSEEIIEFCKERMAGYKVPRYIIFLDNLPKMGGWKVLYRELREKYGGFPKDKNPS; this is translated from the coding sequence ATGTTCGTGGTTAACTTCACCTCCTTCTTGGACTCCAACGCCATATACTATGGAGCTAAGCGAGCAATCGTCTATCCAAGGGGTAGAGAGGTCATAACGTATAAAGAGCTCCTGAATAGGGTTAATGGACTTGCAAATGGATTGAAGAGCTTAGGACTTCAAAAGGGGGACAGGGTAATAGTTTGCACTGGTAATAGGACTGAGACTATAGTGAGCTACTTCGCTATTTGGAGGATAGGGGCAATAGCTGTTCCAGTAAACCCAGACTTCAAGTCTGAAGAGCTGGCGACCATAATAAACGATGCCGAGCCTAAAGCCATTATAGCGCTGGACGAAGTTTGTTCTAACGTGCTACCGAAGGTCAACGCTGATTTAAGCAGGGTAGAGGTCATATCGTTGGGAGGCATTGACAACACCTTAAGTCTAAAAGAGGTTATGAGCGCTTCAACTGCCAAATGCGTCCCTGAAAATTGCTCGCTAGACGATCTATGCCAAATACAGTACACGTCTGGGACCACTGGGAGGCCTAAAGGCGCTATGTTGACTCATGGGAATTGGATGGCGGCTGTTGAGGCTGAAAGATGGGTTTTAAGGTTGACGGAGGACGACGTGTACCTCGGGATCTATCCGCACTTCCATGTTGGTGTTAGTTGGGGCATAACAGCATTGAGATATGGAGCGACCTTCGTAATCATGGAGCGCTTTAATTTGGAGGAGTACTTGAGCTTAGCGGAGGAGTATGGAGTAACCATCCTATCAGGAATGCCTCCAGTACTGTACTCACTTGCTCATGCACCTCAAGGATCTGAAAACAAGCTCAAAAGTGCTAGGTGCATAATAACCGGTGGAGCTCCAACACCAGAAGAGCTATGGAGAAAGTTTGTGGAGAGGTACCCCCATATCGAGGTGGTTAACGCTTATGGACTTTCTGAAACCATAGTTGTGGGAACGGCGACGGCGGTACCGTGTCGATTTCAACACCTATCGAAGAGCTTTAAGAGTATCGGGGCACCGGTAGGCTACTGCGAGGTTAAGATAGTTGATCCAGAGAACCCTTCAATAGAGCTGAAGCCAGGGGAGATAGGCGAGATAGCTTTGAGAGGTCCTGGAGTAGCTAAGGGATACTGGAGGAATCCAGAGGAGACGGCGAAGGCCTTCCTGCAGGATGGCTGGTTTCTAACAGGCGATCTAGGCTACTTAGATGAAGAGGGGATCCTCTATATAACAGCGAGGAAGAAGGACGTGATAATAATGTCTGGTTGGAAGATATACCCGGCTGAAGTTGAGAACGTATTGCTCAAACATCCTAAGGTTGCTGAAGCAGCCGTCTTCGCTAAGTACGATGAGAGGAGAGGAGAAGTCCCAGCCGCAGCCGTGGTCTTAAAGCCAGGTGTTAAAGCGACGAGCGAGGAGATAATAGAGTTCTGTAAAGAGAGGATGGCTGGCTATAAGGTGCCACGTTACATAATTTTCCTTGATAATCTACCAAAGATGGGTGGTTGGAAGGTACTTTATAGAGAGCTAAGAGAGAAGTACGGAGGTTTTCCAAAAGACAAGAACCCATCGTAA
- a CDS encoding DUF2148 domain-containing protein, with translation MTSKKEEHTVKIIQEFLKELEVNGIEISIIDGKRKKELMKYMYQLAEELRDPLYEVDAQKIEKVDAILLIGLRDGGEVAGMNCGACGFPSCEDMLNNRRAGLLFPGPTCIVKALRLGMTVGFFVKMHLTSYKDSMTMLRIGVAAKRLGFLKSDLVMGLLLAPSEHYRFDVP, from the coding sequence ATGACCTCCAAGAAGGAGGAACATACTGTAAAGATTATTCAAGAATTTCTAAAGGAACTAGAAGTTAATGGTATTGAGATATCTATCATCGACGGTAAGCGGAAAAAGGAGCTTATGAAGTACATGTATCAATTAGCTGAAGAGCTTAGAGACCCCCTATACGAGGTAGATGCGCAAAAGATCGAGAAAGTAGACGCTATCCTCCTAATAGGTCTTAGAGATGGAGGTGAAGTTGCGGGGATGAACTGTGGGGCGTGTGGCTTTCCATCCTGTGAGGACATGCTTAATAACAGGAGAGCTGGACTCCTATTTCCAGGACCAACATGCATAGTTAAAGCCCTGCGCCTTGGGATGACAGTAGGCTTCTTCGTGAAGATGCACCTCACCTCTTATAAAGATAGCATGACCATGCTTAGGATAGGCGTTGCAGCCAAGAGATTAGGCTTCCTCAAAAGCGACTTAGTAATGGGGCTCCTACTAGCACCAAGTGAACACTATAGATTTGACGTCCCATAA
- a CDS encoding archaemetzincin family Zn-dependent metalloprotease: MSLQGKIRILLQPLGSLEDDLTYQVSLRLNEMFRYFEFVTSHKHFELPTHALNKSRGQYNSSIVLDELLRLYNRGFFGNYQRVVGLADVDAYVLGLNFVFGEALLGGPVAAVYLARLRSEFYGGLHDRELLVERTCKEVVHELGHTFGLRHCPNPRCVMHFSNTILDVDFKEVLFCLRCQSTLMQSLASITIL, translated from the coding sequence GTGTCACTTCAAGGTAAAATAAGGATCTTACTTCAACCACTTGGCTCGCTTGAGGACGACTTAACATACCAGGTTTCTTTAAGGCTTAATGAAATGTTTAGATACTTCGAATTCGTCACCTCTCATAAGCATTTTGAGCTACCTACTCACGCTTTAAATAAGAGTAGGGGGCAGTACAACTCCTCAATAGTTTTAGATGAATTACTAAGACTGTATAATAGAGGGTTCTTTGGCAACTATCAGAGGGTTGTGGGCTTGGCCGATGTCGATGCCTATGTATTGGGTCTCAACTTCGTTTTCGGTGAGGCATTGCTGGGAGGACCCGTAGCAGCTGTGTACCTAGCTAGGCTTAGATCCGAGTTCTATGGAGGGTTGCACGATCGAGAACTCCTTGTGGAAAGAACGTGTAAGGAGGTTGTCCACGAGCTTGGACACACTTTTGGCTTGAGACATTGCCCTAACCCGAGGTGCGTCATGCACTTCAGCAACACAATTCTAGACGTAGACTTCAAAGAGGTGCTGTTCTGCTTGAGGTGCCAATCAACCTTGATGCAATCCCTCGCCTCCATTACTATTTTGTGA
- a CDS encoding thiamine pyrophosphate-dependent enzyme yields the protein MKVLIEEIKKLGEKRDPPEKLKEYKKLQDEWLSEFLKLANSNEKPIHPLRVIKEVRDFYPRDAIACIDGGNTAVWAYYLHRVYEPNTFLWAADSGHLGTGLPYAIGAKLANPDKQVYLITGDGAFGCTMQELETASRENVKITVIVMNDGSWGMIKGAQKQIFGSRYIGVDFSDVRYDKVAEAMGWLGIRVEDPNDIAPSLEKAESTKKPALLDVKVSQEAHLTPPDLATLGAIWLEGCDLLRYMKDSD from the coding sequence TTGAAGGTCTTAATCGAGGAAATTAAGAAGTTGGGTGAGAAAAGGGATCCACCAGAGAAGTTGAAGGAGTACAAGAAGCTCCAAGACGAGTGGCTCTCGGAATTCCTGAAATTAGCTAATTCGAATGAGAAACCAATACATCCACTGAGGGTCATCAAAGAGGTCAGAGACTTCTATCCAAGAGACGCCATAGCTTGCATTGATGGAGGAAACACAGCCGTCTGGGCTTACTATCTACATAGAGTCTACGAGCCAAACACTTTCCTATGGGCTGCGGATTCAGGTCATCTTGGAACTGGCCTTCCCTATGCTATAGGGGCTAAGCTTGCAAACCCCGACAAGCAAGTCTATTTGATTACTGGTGATGGAGCCTTTGGTTGCACAATGCAGGAGCTTGAAACTGCAAGTAGAGAGAATGTTAAGATCACAGTTATAGTAATGAACGATGGATCGTGGGGGATGATTAAGGGAGCTCAAAAACAAATCTTCGGTAGCAGATACATAGGAGTGGACTTTAGCGACGTTAGGTACGACAAGGTAGCTGAAGCCATGGGCTGGCTTGGCATAAGGGTTGAGGATCCAAATGATATAGCTCCTTCGTTAGAGAAGGCCGAGAGCACTAAGAAGCCTGCACTGCTAGACGTAAAGGTGTCGCAAGAAGCTCACCTCACACCACCAGATTTAGCAACTCTAGGAGCCATTTGGCTTGAAGGTTGCGATCTATTGAGGTACATGAAGGACAGCGATTAA
- a CDS encoding ERCC4 domain-containing protein — translation MISPHAPSKAYLEVLVDSREATIAKHIVDEIKRLGAQVRIEFLEAGDYVVSKDVAIERKTVSDFISTLTKRNLFEQLDKIKSYFSKPILILEGDISSIRMISSIRMSSVLGALASISRRGISILPSPSPSVTAYLIFLLAKQERKMREQVRIRVKLPKKGDVSEEQIFFLCGLPMIGKERAEAILRVYRTPLEALKRVDGWSKTVEGIGETIVKRVKEVLETPFKR, via the coding sequence ATGATTTCCCCACACGCACCATCAAAAGCCTACTTGGAGGTTTTAGTGGATTCACGAGAAGCCACAATAGCTAAACACATAGTTGATGAGATAAAGAGGCTAGGGGCTCAGGTTCGCATCGAGTTCCTCGAAGCTGGCGATTACGTGGTTTCGAAGGATGTTGCTATTGAACGTAAGACTGTGAGCGACTTTATCTCAACTCTGACAAAGAGAAATCTGTTTGAACAGCTAGACAAAATTAAAAGCTACTTCAGCAAGCCAATTCTAATACTTGAAGGAGATATAAGCTCGATAAGAATGATAAGCTCGATAAGAATGAGCTCTGTATTGGGGGCTCTCGCATCAATATCAAGAAGAGGCATTTCGATCTTGCCATCGCCATCCCCTTCGGTCACCGCCTATTTAATATTCTTGCTGGCTAAACAGGAGAGGAAAATGCGCGAGCAAGTGAGGATTAGAGTTAAGTTACCTAAAAAGGGCGATGTAAGTGAAGAACAGATATTCTTCTTATGCGGTCTCCCAATGATAGGGAAAGAAAGGGCTGAAGCAATATTGAGGGTTTATAGAACCCCCCTTGAAGCGCTAAAAAGGGTTGATGGGTGGTCGAAGACTGTTGAAGGCATCGGAGAGACCATAGTCAAGAGGGTGAAGGAAGTCTTAGAAACGCCCTTCAAACGATGA